The DNA window CTGAAACCTTTGGCATGTTGTGGTCGGTGATCAAAAGATCGTAGTTGTTGCCGTGAAGCGCCTCCCAGCCGGCTGCGCCGTCTTCGGCAGTGTCCACCCGGTAGCCGGAGCGACTGAGCACTTCGGCGCTCAACAGCCGAAGATCCGTGTCATCATCGACCACGAGGATGCGGTTGGACGGGTCCGCCTGATATCGAGCTTGTACCCCGGCAGACTCTCCAGCTCGCCGGACGTTGTGATTTTTCATTGCAGGCCAACCATAAGTGGAAAAACCGCCCGGCCGCCATGACGGCGTTCCCCCTACGGTATTTCCCCCCATCGAAGATTTTCCCGAAAACCGACAGCGCAGGGAGCGAGCGTGGATAGAGCCGGGAGAGAGAGCCGCGATGCCGCCCTCGAGCTAGGTAATGGTTACCCGGACACTGCTCTCGATGATTCCTTCAGCAATGGCGTAGCGGGTGAGACCGGCGATGTCGTGGATGTTGAGCTTGGCCATGAGATGCTGCCGATGTTTGTCGATCGTTTTGAAACTGACACCCAGTTCCGCCGCGACCTGTTTGTTGGGCTGGCCTTCGGCGATCAATTGAAGCACCTCCACTTCGCGCGAACTCAGACGGTTGCAATTCTTCCTGGACTCCCCCCTTCGAGCCGCCGACTTTTCAGAACGGTCCTTAGCGCGCTTGGAAATGGATTGGCTGTAAAAACTGTTTCCTTTTTCGATCTCGCGAATCGCCGTGGCCAGATTTTCCGAGGAAGTTTGTTTCAGCAAAAATCCCGTCGCGCCCAACACGGCCACTTGATCAACGTAAGCGTCATCGCTGTGCGCGGAAAGAAAGAGCACCTTCGTGTCAGGAAAGTCTTTGCGAATTTG is part of the Candidatus Angelobacter sp. genome and encodes:
- a CDS encoding response regulator, yielding MKNHNVRRAGESAGVQARYQADPSNRILVVDDDTDLRLLSAEVLSRSGYRVDTAEDGAAGWEALHGNNYDLLITDHNMPKVSGIELVKKVRSARMALPVILASGALPTEELNRHPWLQLAATLVKPFSSGQLLETVKEVLAQPTVRTAASGSTSRR
- a CDS encoding response regulator transcription factor codes for the protein QILTAMKRITVLLAEDHQIVREGFRSLLKHERDIEVVAEAANGRQAVQLTRKLRPAVVVMDIAMPLLNGMEAARQIRKDFPDTKVLFLSAHSDDAYVDQVAVLGATGFLLKQTSSENLATAIREIEKGNSFYSQSISKRAKDRSEKSAARRGESRKNCNRLSSREVEVLQLIAEGQPNKQVAAELGVSFKTIDKHRQHLMAKLNIHDIAGLTRYAIAEGIIESSVRVTIT